In Cryptosporangium aurantiacum, one DNA window encodes the following:
- a CDS encoding winged helix-turn-helix transcriptional regulator: MSAADRPRAGCRPLIDDKWSLVVISFLGSGPRRFTELRRGIDGISQRMLTVTLRSLERDGILVRTIHNVMPPNISYGLTPLGVSFLESVTPMLEWSQANLKHVEAARVAYDAQKVLEGR; the protein is encoded by the coding sequence ATGAGCGCTGCCGACCGACCACGCGCCGGATGCCGGCCACTCATCGACGACAAGTGGTCACTCGTGGTCATCTCGTTCCTCGGCTCGGGGCCCCGCCGCTTCACCGAATTGCGGCGAGGAATCGACGGAATCAGTCAACGCATGCTCACGGTCACACTCCGCAGCCTGGAACGGGACGGCATTCTCGTCCGGACAATCCACAATGTGATGCCGCCCAACATCAGCTACGGGCTCACGCCGCTGGGCGTCTCTTTCCTTGAGTCGGTCACGCCCATGCTGGAATGGAGTCAGGCGAACCTGAAGCACGTCGAAGCCGCCCGCGTCGCATACGACGCCCAGAAAGTCCTCGAGGGGCGGTAG
- a CDS encoding TetR/AcrR family transcriptional regulator — protein sequence MAEPPAPSGPDAAPRRRDAARTRRLLLEVARRRFARDGYAATTVRDIAEDAGVNVALISRYYASKEGLFEACLADATTELDRDTEIHSPTQVAADIAERIAGSAADDQVQDGLLLLLRSSGEERVDELRRRLLGSISRRLARTATGTDETPSEPTVLRAQIVLAAALGIALLRTSPGAQPLASASAQDLEAPLSDLVTALLTK from the coding sequence GTGGCTGAGCCCCCTGCGCCTTCCGGGCCCGACGCCGCCCCGCGGCGACGCGACGCGGCCCGCACCCGCCGGTTGCTGCTCGAAGTGGCACGGCGCCGCTTCGCACGGGACGGCTACGCGGCGACCACGGTCCGCGACATCGCCGAGGACGCCGGTGTCAACGTCGCGCTGATCAGCCGGTACTACGCGTCCAAAGAAGGTCTGTTCGAGGCGTGCCTGGCCGACGCGACCACCGAACTCGACCGCGACACCGAGATCCACTCCCCCACGCAGGTCGCCGCCGACATCGCCGAGCGCATCGCCGGCTCGGCCGCAGACGACCAGGTGCAGGACGGGCTGTTGCTGCTCCTCCGCTCGTCCGGCGAGGAGCGGGTGGACGAACTGCGGCGCAGGCTCCTGGGATCGATCAGCAGGCGGCTCGCCCGGACCGCCACCGGCACCGACGAGACCCCGAGCGAACCGACCGTGCTGCGCGCCCAGATCGTGCTCGCCGCGGCGCTGGGCATCGCGCTGCTCCGCACGTCACCCGGTGCTCAGCCGCTCGCGTCCGCGTCGGCGCAGGACCTCGAGGCCCCGCTGTCCGATCTGGTCACCGCGCTTCTGACGAAATGA
- a CDS encoding GNAT family N-acetyltransferase, which produces MLRSSLTIESLADRPDLVDPLARLRWQEWADHSGRESLLWWIRTTQGEAGADGVPVTLVAVDAAGDVLGGMGLITVEHDELADRGPWVVGVIVRSDQRGRGIGGALMTSLTTWAADAGYARLWVNAGGRAVDFYRRCGFTITEVLRPPGRDPMTILSRAVPHGREARGR; this is translated from the coding sequence ATGCTGCGGTCGAGCCTCACGATCGAGTCGCTGGCCGATCGCCCGGATCTCGTGGACCCGTTGGCGCGCCTGCGGTGGCAGGAGTGGGCCGACCATTCCGGCCGTGAGTCTCTGCTGTGGTGGATCCGCACCACGCAGGGCGAGGCCGGGGCCGACGGTGTGCCGGTCACGCTCGTCGCGGTTGACGCAGCGGGCGACGTCCTGGGCGGCATGGGTCTGATCACGGTGGAGCATGACGAACTCGCCGACCGGGGTCCGTGGGTGGTCGGCGTCATCGTCCGCTCGGACCAGCGCGGCCGCGGTATCGGCGGCGCACTGATGACGAGTCTGACGACCTGGGCCGCGGACGCCGGTTACGCGCGGCTGTGGGTCAACGCCGGCGGGCGGGCCGTGGACTTCTACCGCCGATGCGGCTTCACGATCACCGAGGTACTCCGGCCTCCGGGCCGTGACCCGATGACGATCCTGTCGCGTGCTGTCCCGCATGGACGCGAAGCTCGAGGTCGATGA
- a CDS encoding MFS transporter, with amino-acid sequence MSHVIEQTGGRRVNGGLLVLYLSLGGLAYAVLQSLVSPALATIGRDLGVSTGDASWIVTAYLLSASVLTPVLGRLGDMVGKRKVLIGVLALLGAGTLLAALAPNLTVLIVARVLQGASGAILPLSIGAVRDELPRERVSVVVGLLSAIFGIGAGIGIVAAGPIVENLSWHWLFWLPLVLIAIALLGVVFGMKESPARTPGRLDVLGTSILSVALVALLLGVSKGQAWGWGDGKTLGLIALGVVALAGFVFVELRVREPLIDMRLMKRRGVWATDLVALILGFAMFGTFLLVPTLLQLPEATGYGFGKSVTEAGFFLLPTVAMMVVCGPIAGILVRRVGPKLPMFAGVVLVVAAFALPAVAHGEAWQVLLSGVLTGAGIGLAFSAMSNAIIEAVPAGQTGEATSVNAIARTIGSSIGTAVVAAVITSNTTPQGLPTDDAFTYGFWVCAGVAVLAIVAALALPSAHRRHEEAVATGVEDLPPEPPEPPELHLPQVGAHSRS; translated from the coding sequence ATGTCCCACGTCATCGAGCAGACCGGTGGCCGCCGCGTGAACGGCGGCCTCCTGGTGCTCTACCTCTCGCTGGGTGGCCTGGCCTACGCCGTCCTGCAGTCGCTGGTCTCGCCCGCGCTGGCGACGATCGGCCGCGACCTGGGCGTGTCGACCGGCGACGCCAGCTGGATCGTCACCGCGTATCTCCTGTCGGCCTCGGTGCTGACGCCCGTGCTGGGCCGGCTGGGCGACATGGTCGGCAAGCGCAAGGTCCTGATCGGCGTCCTCGCCCTGCTCGGCGCCGGCACGTTGCTGGCGGCGCTGGCGCCCAACCTGACCGTGCTGATCGTCGCCCGGGTGCTGCAGGGGGCGTCCGGCGCGATCCTGCCGTTGTCGATCGGCGCGGTGCGGGACGAGTTGCCGCGCGAGCGGGTCAGCGTCGTCGTCGGTCTGCTGTCGGCGATCTTCGGCATCGGTGCCGGCATCGGGATCGTGGCGGCCGGGCCGATCGTCGAGAACCTCTCCTGGCACTGGCTGTTCTGGCTGCCCCTGGTGCTGATCGCGATCGCCCTGCTCGGCGTCGTCTTCGGCATGAAGGAGTCGCCGGCCCGCACTCCCGGCCGCCTCGACGTCCTCGGCACGTCGATCCTGTCGGTGGCGCTGGTCGCTCTGTTGCTCGGGGTCAGCAAGGGCCAGGCCTGGGGCTGGGGCGACGGCAAGACGCTCGGACTGATCGCGCTCGGCGTCGTCGCGCTGGCCGGGTTCGTGTTCGTCGAGCTGCGGGTTCGTGAGCCGCTGATCGACATGCGGCTGATGAAGCGGCGCGGTGTCTGGGCCACCGACCTGGTCGCGCTGATCCTCGGCTTCGCGATGTTCGGCACGTTCCTGCTCGTCCCCACGCTGCTGCAACTGCCGGAAGCGACCGGCTACGGGTTCGGCAAGTCGGTGACCGAGGCGGGCTTCTTCCTGCTGCCCACCGTGGCGATGATGGTCGTGTGCGGCCCGATCGCCGGAATCCTGGTCCGCCGGGTCGGGCCGAAGCTGCCGATGTTCGCCGGTGTGGTCTTGGTCGTCGCAGCGTTCGCGCTGCCGGCCGTGGCGCACGGTGAGGCGTGGCAGGTGCTGCTGTCCGGCGTGCTGACCGGTGCCGGCATCGGCCTGGCGTTCTCCGCGATGTCCAACGCGATCATCGAGGCCGTGCCCGCGGGCCAGACCGGCGAGGCGACGAGCGTCAACGCGATCGCCCGGACGATCGGGTCGAGCATCGGCACGGCCGTCGTGGCCGCGGTGATCACGTCGAACACGACTCCGCAGGGGCTACCCACCGACGACGCGTTCACCTACGGATTCTGGGTCTGCGCGGGCGTGGCGGTGCTGGCGATCGTGGCCGCTCTCGCTCTGCCCTCGGCGCACCGCCGTCACGAGGAGGCCGTCGCCACCGGCGTCGAGGACCTCCCGCCGGAGCCGCCGGAGCCGCCGGAGCTCCACCTGCCCCAGGTGGGCGCGCACTCCCGGTCGTGA
- a CDS encoding class I SAM-dependent methyltransferase: MFSSQGPSARELCVQALSSVEHGYDLLAPKFDYTPYRTADVVLDTTAEALAGLGPFTDGLDVCCGTGAGTQVLTTLCRGRITGVDFSANMLAQARAANPDALWVRADARALPFAERFDLAVSFGALGHFLPSERPALFEGVYRALRPGGLFAFPIEAPPPLTDSWYWQTLGFDLVMRVRNTVWRPPFVMYYRTSRLPAIRADLTSAGFSVTADALTGAGRYRDGSPHRLLVLARKP, encoded by the coding sequence GTGTTCTCGTCCCAGGGCCCGTCTGCGCGTGAGCTGTGTGTCCAGGCGCTCTCGTCGGTCGAGCACGGCTACGACCTCCTCGCCCCGAAGTTCGACTACACGCCCTACCGCACGGCGGACGTCGTTCTCGACACGACCGCCGAAGCGCTGGCCGGCCTCGGGCCGTTCACCGATGGTCTGGACGTGTGCTGCGGTACCGGCGCGGGCACGCAGGTTCTCACCACGCTGTGCCGCGGACGGATCACCGGCGTCGACTTCAGCGCCAACATGCTCGCCCAGGCGCGGGCCGCGAATCCGGACGCCTTATGGGTGCGGGCCGACGCCAGGGCCCTGCCGTTCGCCGAGCGCTTCGACCTCGCGGTCAGCTTCGGAGCGCTCGGCCACTTCCTGCCCTCCGAACGGCCGGCGCTCTTCGAGGGTGTGTACCGCGCGCTGCGACCCGGCGGGCTCTTCGCCTTCCCGATCGAGGCGCCGCCGCCCCTCACCGACAGCTGGTACTGGCAGACGCTCGGGTTCGACCTGGTCATGCGCGTCCGCAACACGGTGTGGCGGCCTCCGTTCGTCATGTACTACCGCACCAGCCGCCTACCGGCGATCCGCGCGGATCTGACGTCGGCCGGATTCAGCGTCACGGCCGACGCGCTGACCGGCGCGGGCCGGTACCGGGACGGAAGTCCGCACCGCCTGCTCGTCCTCGCGCGCAAGCCGTGA
- a CDS encoding DUF4189 domain-containing protein, with the protein MNIVKKLVLVAACAVLSPLVSAGPAEAVGGPYYGAIAYSESTAKYGYAWTGAGQAAADARARLYCQQTGATDCVVRVSAYGGWIALATTIPSNPWGWGRAGTRQGAVNFALSGCRTYGGGDACALAIAVDLT; encoded by the coding sequence ATGAACATCGTGAAGAAGTTGGTGCTGGTCGCTGCGTGTGCAGTGCTCAGCCCGCTGGTGTCGGCGGGGCCTGCGGAGGCGGTGGGGGGTCCGTACTACGGAGCCATCGCCTATTCGGAGTCCACCGCCAAGTACGGGTACGCATGGACGGGGGCCGGGCAGGCGGCAGCCGACGCGAGGGCGCGTCTCTACTGTCAGCAGACCGGTGCGACCGACTGCGTCGTCCGGGTGAGCGCCTACGGCGGTTGGATCGCGCTGGCGACCACGATTCCGAGTAATCCGTGGGGCTGGGGACGCGCCGGGACTCGCCAGGGCGCGGTGAACTTCGCGCTGAGCGGTTGCCGGACCTACGGCGGTGGTGACGCCTGTGCGCTGGCCATCGCGGTCGATCTGACCTGA
- a CDS encoding LysR family transcriptional regulator, with amino-acid sequence MAGMLEGHRSREGHDVPDIDLRHLRYLIAVAADGAITSAADRLGMTQPALSRAIRALEADVGVPLLVRRARGVALTEAGSVLVAEARELTDRVDAAVNRARRAAEPEVRLRVSARGCDIAVLQDLTRSYNNDHADAHAEALVVDGNLQSELLRTGGTELALIRAPFDADGLDSDVVAVEPRVVLLPSNHPLADRGVVDRAELAADPVVVWASDGPAERAYALGVDRGDVPAVAGPEVGDVLQLLARVRLGDGIAFVATSLQHAVALPPDVRMVPVNGLSAAELRLVWRAHETSPHIARFVRHAVDGVPVISSEAR; translated from the coding sequence ATGGCTGGCATGCTGGAGGGGCATCGCAGCCGGGAGGGACACGACGTGCCGGACATCGACCTGCGCCACCTGCGGTACCTGATCGCCGTCGCCGCCGACGGTGCGATCACCTCGGCGGCCGACCGGCTGGGCATGACCCAGCCCGCGCTGTCCCGGGCGATCCGCGCGCTGGAGGCCGACGTCGGCGTCCCGCTGCTGGTCCGGCGGGCGCGCGGCGTCGCGCTCACCGAGGCCGGGAGCGTGCTCGTCGCGGAGGCCCGCGAGCTCACCGACCGGGTTGACGCCGCGGTGAACCGGGCTCGGCGTGCGGCCGAGCCCGAGGTCCGGCTGCGGGTCAGCGCCCGCGGCTGCGACATCGCCGTGCTGCAGGACCTGACCCGTTCCTACAACAACGACCATGCGGACGCTCATGCGGAGGCGCTCGTCGTCGACGGGAACCTCCAGTCCGAACTGTTGCGGACCGGCGGCACCGAGCTGGCGCTGATCCGCGCGCCGTTCGACGCGGACGGCCTGGACAGCGACGTCGTCGCGGTCGAGCCGCGGGTCGTCCTGCTGCCGTCGAACCATCCGCTGGCCGATCGGGGCGTCGTCGACCGGGCGGAGCTGGCCGCGGATCCGGTGGTCGTCTGGGCGAGCGACGGGCCCGCCGAGCGCGCCTACGCGCTCGGCGTCGATCGCGGTGACGTGCCCGCGGTGGCCGGACCGGAGGTCGGTGACGTGCTGCAGCTGCTGGCCCGGGTGCGGCTCGGCGACGGGATCGCGTTCGTCGCGACGTCGCTCCAGCACGCGGTGGCGTTACCGCCCGACGTCCGGATGGTGCCGGTGAACGGGTTGTCGGCAGCCGAGCTGCGGCTGGTCTGGCGGGCGCACGAGACCTCGCCGCACATCGCCCGCTTCGTGCGCCACGCGGTCGACGGGGTGCCGGTCATTTCGTCAGAAGCGCGGTGA
- a CDS encoding DinB family protein produces MDTSPLSFLRRQYDIAWALTEISLAGLGDEECFWLPSPGAWTVRREPDGSWRADWAETEPDPPPLVSVGWLTWHVDMWWSTAHAHAVGRETTSPEQIVWAGTAAAAVARIERLHADWSAVLDQARDEDLAVAPASSWPFPGGQPFGDVLAWVNLELMKNAAEIGQLRRIRLVGNG; encoded by the coding sequence ATGGACACCTCGCCGCTGAGCTTCCTGCGACGTCAATACGACATCGCGTGGGCCCTGACCGAGATCTCGCTCGCCGGTCTCGGCGACGAGGAGTGCTTCTGGCTGCCGTCCCCGGGGGCCTGGACCGTGCGGCGCGAGCCCGACGGATCGTGGCGCGCCGACTGGGCCGAGACCGAACCGGACCCGCCGCCGCTGGTCAGCGTCGGCTGGCTGACGTGGCACGTCGACATGTGGTGGTCAACGGCTCACGCGCACGCGGTCGGCCGGGAAACAACGTCCCCCGAGCAGATCGTGTGGGCGGGGACGGCCGCGGCCGCGGTCGCCCGGATCGAGCGCCTCCACGCCGACTGGTCGGCGGTGCTGGATCAGGCTCGTGATGAGGATCTAGCCGTGGCACCGGCCAGCAGCTGGCCGTTTCCGGGCGGGCAGCCGTTCGGCGACGTGCTGGCCTGGGTGAACCTGGAGCTGATGAAGAACGCCGCGGAGATCGGGCAACTGCGCCGGATCCGGCTCGTCGGCAACGGCTAG
- the trmB gene encoding tRNA (guanosine(46)-N7)-methyltransferase TrmB yields the protein MTESATVNRTYKLRSGRVTPGQRRALGTLADRFAIPAGDAPLDLTELFGRDAPVVLEIGFGMGGTTLEMAQADPRTCLIAADVHVPGVGALLRGVHERGLDNVRVLHGDGAQLLEQRIPPASLAGVRLYFPDPWPKARHHKRRLVDARFAALVADRLVPGGRLHCATDWEPYAEQMVAVLAAEPGLELEHGGPVERPAWRPETKYETRGRAKGHVVADIFARRPAPASA from the coding sequence GTGACCGAGAGCGCGACCGTCAACCGGACCTACAAGCTGCGTAGTGGCCGGGTTACGCCCGGTCAGCGCAGGGCCCTGGGCACGCTGGCCGACCGGTTCGCGATCCCGGCCGGTGACGCGCCCCTCGACCTGACGGAACTCTTCGGCCGTGACGCGCCCGTCGTCCTGGAGATCGGTTTCGGCATGGGCGGCACCACGCTGGAGATGGCGCAGGCCGATCCGCGTACCTGCCTGATCGCCGCCGACGTGCACGTTCCCGGCGTCGGCGCGCTGTTGCGCGGCGTCCACGAGCGTGGGCTGGACAACGTGCGGGTGCTCCACGGCGACGGCGCCCAGCTGCTGGAGCAGCGGATCCCGCCCGCGAGCCTGGCCGGCGTACGCCTCTACTTTCCCGACCCGTGGCCCAAGGCGCGGCATCACAAGCGCCGCCTGGTCGACGCCCGGTTCGCCGCGCTGGTCGCGGACCGGCTGGTCCCCGGCGGGCGGCTGCACTGCGCCACCGACTGGGAGCCCTACGCCGAGCAGATGGTCGCGGTGCTGGCTGCCGAGCCCGGCCTGGAACTCGAGCACGGCGGCCCGGTGGAGCGCCCGGCGTGGCGTCCGGAAACGAAGTACGAGACCCGCGGCCGAGCGAAGGGCCACGTCGTCGCGGACATCTTCGCGCGTCGCCCCGCACCCGCATCAGCCTGA
- a CDS encoding SDR family NAD(P)-dependent oxidoreductase: MTQNVRRAVVTAGTAGLGFETARALVRAAYEVTVIGRNAERGRRAVDTLRAESAGGEVRFLPADLSSLAEVRDVGRTIAAAGPLHLLVNNVGGMYVDRWESVDGIEGAFVLNHLTPYLLTDALTDSLAAGAAESGEPSRVVQVTSSAMVAAVPDFTDVDLPGEYYGLAVTGRAKLANLTWALDVAGPLAERGITLVVADPGPAATPNAAAMEQRMLPPAMRGMWDAILEGVKRPADEAVRSIVRAATAPELTAGTIVEPDGGSGEGLRAAVTPELTAAVRALTDRTLGSSSLRAGGVA, from the coding sequence ATGACGCAGAACGTCCGCCGCGCCGTCGTCACCGCGGGCACCGCGGGCCTCGGGTTCGAGACCGCCCGCGCCCTGGTCCGCGCGGCGTACGAGGTGACGGTGATCGGCCGGAACGCCGAGCGCGGGCGGCGCGCCGTCGACACGCTGCGGGCCGAGTCCGCCGGCGGTGAGGTCCGGTTCCTCCCGGCCGATCTGTCCTCGCTGGCCGAGGTGCGCGACGTCGGCCGGACGATCGCCGCCGCCGGGCCGCTGCACCTCCTGGTCAACAACGTCGGCGGGATGTACGTCGACCGCTGGGAGTCCGTGGACGGTATCGAAGGCGCGTTCGTCCTGAACCACCTGACGCCGTACCTGCTGACCGACGCGCTGACCGATTCGCTGGCGGCGGGGGCGGCTGAGTCCGGCGAGCCGAGCCGCGTCGTCCAGGTGACGTCGTCGGCCATGGTCGCCGCGGTGCCGGACTTCACCGACGTCGACCTGCCCGGCGAGTACTACGGGCTCGCGGTGACCGGGCGAGCGAAACTCGCCAACCTCACCTGGGCCCTCGACGTCGCCGGTCCGCTGGCCGAGCGCGGGATCACGCTGGTCGTGGCCGACCCCGGTCCGGCGGCGACGCCGAACGCTGCCGCGATGGAGCAGCGCATGTTGCCTCCGGCGATGCGCGGCATGTGGGACGCGATTCTCGAGGGCGTCAAGCGGCCGGCCGACGAGGCGGTTCGGTCGATCGTGCGTGCCGCCACCGCACCGGAGCTCACCGCCGGAACGATCGTCGAGCCCGACGGCGGGTCGGGCGAGGGGCTGCGGGCGGCGGTGACCCCGGAGCTGACGGCGGCCGTCCGGGCGCTCACCGACCGCACACTCGGTTCGTCGTCGCTCCGCGCCGGTGGTGTCGCCTAG
- a CDS encoding toll/interleukin-1 receptor domain-containing protein has translation MSRRVFISYAREDRSGVDEMASDLRHAKMDVWYDARLAGGDPWWTEILRNIRECDTFVFALSEWSMASEACRREYGYARDLRRRVLPVRMGELPVVGPELDDLSGLHQTPYRTGDKTATFDLLAALEALPPAGPLPSPLPSPPPRPRPEDSGRVSAVRTETTAVPYSTLRGVAVEDRLPREFPVYHYRLRVGGFKTRMTVVFVAVRVFAPRSENHRSLRKKGWDPDEVVRIDVTMDGRPVPAVFVPGAVPTAKVQLPNGVELILTYTPYAGVNLAIDGATIDVETTPDSGL, from the coding sequence ATGTCGAGGCGAGTGTTCATCAGCTACGCACGCGAGGATCGGAGCGGGGTCGACGAGATGGCCTCGGATCTGCGTCACGCCAAGATGGACGTGTGGTACGACGCGCGGCTGGCAGGCGGCGATCCATGGTGGACCGAGATCCTCCGCAACATCCGCGAATGCGACACGTTCGTGTTCGCGCTCTCGGAGTGGTCGATGGCGTCGGAGGCGTGCCGGCGCGAGTACGGCTACGCGCGGGACCTGCGACGACGCGTTCTTCCGGTTCGGATGGGCGAGCTTCCCGTGGTCGGGCCGGAACTCGACGACCTCTCCGGCCTGCACCAAACCCCCTATCGCACGGGGGACAAGACGGCGACGTTCGACCTACTCGCGGCGTTAGAAGCGCTTCCACCCGCCGGTCCGCTCCCCAGCCCATTGCCGAGCCCTCCGCCGCGTCCGCGTCCGGAGGACTCAGGACGTGTATCGGCAGTACGGACCGAGACGACGGCCGTCCCGTACTCCACTTTGCGGGGCGTAGCGGTCGAGGATCGGCTCCCCCGGGAGTTCCCCGTCTACCACTACCGCTTGCGGGTCGGCGGATTCAAGACGCGAATGACCGTGGTGTTTGTTGCAGTCCGGGTATTCGCCCCCCGCTCGGAGAACCACCGGAGCCTTCGCAAGAAAGGGTGGGATCCGGACGAGGTCGTGCGGATCGACGTCACGATGGACGGCAGACCGGTCCCGGCCGTGTTTGTTCCCGGCGCCGTGCCGACGGCGAAGGTTCAGTTGCCGAACGGCGTCGAGCTCATCCTCACCTATACGCCCTACGCCGGTGTCAACCTCGCGATCGACGGTGCGACCATCGATGTCGAAACGACGCCGGACAGCGGCCTATGA
- a CDS encoding chorismate mutase, translated as MTSREQLPEIRAGIDQLDRQIVGLLSRREELVRRAGRLKTDSDAVRAPNRVEQVIGKVRTLATESGADPDVVEATYRAMIAAFIDLELRVHAGQHATGSSSGHGPEAGVPR; from the coding sequence ATGACCAGCCGCGAACAACTGCCGGAGATCCGTGCCGGCATCGACCAACTCGACCGGCAGATCGTCGGATTGCTGAGCCGCCGGGAGGAACTCGTCCGACGTGCCGGTCGGCTCAAGACCGATTCGGACGCCGTGCGCGCCCCCAACCGCGTCGAGCAGGTGATCGGGAAGGTACGGACGCTCGCCACCGAGTCCGGCGCGGACCCCGACGTCGTTGAGGCCACCTACCGGGCGATGATCGCGGCGTTCATCGACCTCGAGCTTCGCGTCCATGCGGGACAGCACGCGACAGGATCGTCATCGGGTCACGGCCCGGAGGCCGGAGTACCTCGGTGA
- a CDS encoding GMC oxidoreductase: MTLLVALLSPESRGVLRLVSADPRVPPRINTGLLSDPRDLVRLRADADLAGRLARSAPLDAVISGGEQGPVAPYHHPVGTCRMGAADDSSAVVDPDGWVHGVENLRRRGPSAPRAELLRCRTPLRDQARGMTITEPRRSARPGRSPLLGLFAERRSRFDTAIRPGVTVAGPLPAPSEASDRVVCRSLDQASREYFASRAQKRLVDAPFPTSAEAADVAGVAEVARPA; encoded by the coding sequence GTGACGCTGCTGGTGGCGCTGCTCTCACCCGAGTCCCGCGGCGTGCTGCGACTCGTGTCGGCCGATCCGCGTGTGCCGCCCCGCATCAACACCGGTCTGCTCTCCGACCCGCGCGACCTGGTGCGGCTGCGGGCGGACGCCGACCTCGCCGGACGACTGGCCCGGAGCGCGCCGCTGGATGCCGTGATCAGCGGAGGTGAGCAGGGTCCCGTGGCGCCGTATCACCACCCGGTCGGTACGTGCCGGATGGGGGCGGCGGACGATTCTTCCGCGGTGGTGGACCCGGACGGGTGGGTGCACGGCGTCGAGAACCTCCGCCGCCGCGGACCGTCCGCGCCGCGGGCAGAACTACTCAGGTGCCGGACGCCCCTGAGGGACCAGGCTAGGGGCATGACGATCACTGAGCCCCGTCGATCCGCTCGCCCCGGCCGTTCGCCGCTGCTCGGGTTGTTCGCCGAGCGACGCTCGCGCTTCGACACCGCGATCCGCCCCGGCGTCACGGTGGCCGGACCGCTGCCGGCACCGTCCGAAGCGTCCGACCGGGTGGTCTGCCGGTCGCTCGACCAGGCGTCCCGCGAGTACTTCGCGTCCCGGGCGCAGAAGCGCCTGGTGGACGCGCCGTTCCCCACGTCGGCCGAGGCGGCCGACGTCGCTGGGGTGGCCGAGGTAGCCCGGCCGGCGTAG
- a CDS encoding ABC transporter substrate-binding protein, translating to MAPRTRARRPRWRALSVLLAVAVTLTACTSTSDGGRRDADAAVVGDDSAGLTDTEIHVGVVVGNKQFADAAVGIQARFAQVNEDGGVHGRKIVVDKVADDGGAAASAVTAVRSLVQQDGVFALVTTSSFLANTKPFIEQQGVPTFGFGFDDAWCNSDYTFAYNGCPAGTTPHTSNVAHFVGQLFPDKTVKGHTIAVVGDDGASSMRTAKLYGSVIKAQGGNLVLTQNTMPGASSAPVSDYTPYATEVMRSAGGKAPEYVMTITTAQNTLGMTKALIGAGYKGIRQDFTMYDPRLVRAAAGGNELMSMQPWEVDTPRMKEAIAAIRTVKADQRLTLPLGYGYWSADMFVKMLEKAGKDLTRSSLVKMLNDNFSIIDGEGVGKLEFPRMHGESAGCLAWVSSDGKTYTVRAKLSCVELIDNPTA from the coding sequence ATGGCACCCCGAACTCGAGCGCGCAGACCACGGTGGCGCGCGCTGAGCGTCCTTCTTGCCGTGGCGGTCACGCTGACCGCCTGCACCTCGACCTCCGACGGAGGCAGGCGCGACGCCGACGCCGCAGTGGTCGGCGACGACTCGGCCGGCCTCACCGACACCGAGATCCACGTAGGCGTGGTCGTCGGCAACAAGCAGTTCGCCGACGCCGCGGTGGGCATCCAGGCCCGGTTCGCGCAGGTCAACGAGGACGGCGGGGTCCACGGCCGCAAGATCGTCGTCGACAAGGTCGCCGACGACGGCGGGGCCGCCGCCTCGGCCGTCACCGCCGTGCGTTCGCTCGTCCAGCAGGACGGTGTGTTCGCGCTGGTGACGACGTCGAGCTTCCTCGCCAACACGAAGCCGTTCATCGAGCAGCAGGGCGTGCCGACGTTCGGGTTCGGGTTCGACGACGCCTGGTGCAACAGCGACTACACGTTCGCGTACAACGGCTGCCCGGCCGGTACCACGCCCCACACCTCGAACGTCGCGCACTTCGTCGGCCAGCTCTTCCCGGACAAGACCGTGAAGGGCCACACGATCGCGGTCGTCGGGGACGACGGCGCGTCCTCGATGCGGACCGCCAAGCTCTACGGCAGCGTCATCAAGGCTCAGGGCGGCAACCTCGTCCTGACCCAGAACACGATGCCGGGCGCCTCCTCGGCGCCGGTCTCGGACTACACGCCGTACGCCACCGAGGTCATGCGGAGCGCCGGGGGCAAGGCGCCGGAGTACGTCATGACGATCACGACCGCGCAGAACACGCTCGGCATGACCAAGGCGCTGATCGGCGCCGGGTACAAGGGGATCCGTCAGGACTTCACGATGTACGACCCGCGCCTGGTCCGGGCGGCGGCCGGTGGCAACGAGCTGATGTCGATGCAGCCGTGGGAGGTCGACACTCCGCGGATGAAGGAGGCGATCGCGGCGATCCGCACCGTCAAGGCGGACCAGCGGCTGACGCTCCCGCTCGGCTACGGGTACTGGTCGGCCGACATGTTCGTGAAGATGCTGGAGAAGGCCGGCAAGGACCTGACCCGCAGCTCGCTGGTGAAGATGCTCAACGACAACTTCAGCATCATCGACGGTGAGGGCGTCGGGAAGCTCGAGTTCCCGCGGATGCACGGCGAATCGGCGGGCTGTCTCGCGTGGGTCAGCAGCGACGGGAAGACGTACACCGTGCGCGCGAAGCTGAGTTGTGTCGAGCTGATCGACAACCCGACGGCCTGA